From the genome of Solidesulfovibrio carbinolicus, one region includes:
- a CDS encoding acyl-CoA thioesterase translates to MSAPEKRSLDPKPVSASHVVMPQRMLPSDANPAGNVHGGVILKYIDTAGGICAIRHARSAVVTASIDRMDFLKPAYIGEVVTFLASVNLVGATSMEVGVRVECENPITGETRHAGSAYLTYVALDAERRPQAVPPLILESDADRRRNREAAARREARLQERRRERDSQLQHQSENS, encoded by the coding sequence ATGAGCGCGCCTGAAAAACGTTCCCTGGACCCCAAGCCCGTCTCGGCCAGCCATGTGGTCATGCCCCAGCGGATGCTTCCTTCCGACGCCAACCCGGCCGGCAACGTCCACGGCGGCGTCATCCTCAAATACATCGACACCGCCGGCGGCATCTGCGCCATACGCCACGCCCGCTCGGCCGTGGTCACCGCCTCCATCGACCGCATGGATTTCTTAAAACCCGCCTATATCGGCGAGGTCGTCACCTTCCTGGCCAGCGTCAACCTCGTGGGCGCGACCTCCATGGAAGTGGGCGTGCGGGTGGAGTGCGAAAACCCCATCACCGGCGAGACCCGCCACGCCGGCTCGGCCTATCTGACCTATGTGGCCCTGGACGCCGAACGCCGCCCCCAGGCCGTGCCGCCGCTTATTTTAGAATCCGACGCCGACCGCCGCCGCAACCGCGAAGCCGCCGCCCGCCGCGAGGCCAGGCTTCAGGAACGCCGCCGGGAACGC